The sequence CTGGGGCTCCCTctcggggttttgggggttcccggtgccgatttgggggttcccggtGCCGGTTCGGGGCTCCCTctcggggttttgggggttcccggtgccggatttggggttcccggtGCCGGTTCGGGGCTCCCTctctgggttttgggggttcccggtGCCGGTTCGGGGTTCCCtctcggggatttgggggttcccggtgccggatttgggggttcccggtGCCGGTTCGGGGCTCCCTCTCCGGGATTGGGGGGTTCCCGGTGCCgatttgggggttcccggtgccggatttgggggttcccggtgccggttttgggggttcccggtGCCGGATTCGGGGCTCCcttcggggttttgggggttcccggtgccggatttggggttcccggtGCCGGTTCGGGGCTCCCTctctgggttttgggggttcccggtgccgatttggggttcccggTGCCGGTTTGGGGCTCCCTctctgggttttgggggttcccggtgccgatttggggttcccggTGCCGGTTCGGGGCTCCCTctccgggatttgggggttcccagtgccggatttggggttcccggtGCCGGTTCGGGGCTCCcttcggggttttgggggttcccggtgccggatttggggttcccggtGCCGGTTCGGGGCTCCCTctctgggttttgggggttcccggtggcggatttgggggttcccggtgccgatttggggttcccggTGCCGGTTCGGGGCTCCCTCTCCGGTTCCCGTTATCCCgtggggcggtgccggggcggtACCTTGAGCTCGGCGATGGTGAGCGCGGGCGAGAAGCGTTTGCAGGCGCGGAAAGCGTTCAGGGAGCTGCTCACCGCCAGCCAcaccgggcccggcccggccccgccgccgttCATGGCTCCGGTACCGACCGGGCCCTCCCGGGACCGCCCGAACGCCACCACCGGCAGGAGGGAATCGGGACTCCCGGGAGCCTCCGGGAGCTCTCCGAGCTCCTCCGGGAGCCTCCGGGAGCCTCCGGGCCCCCCGAACCGGGAGCCGCGATCGGTTCCGCTCCCTCCCGAACCGCGGCCGCTTCTGGAACCTTCACGGGCCGCCACAGCCGGGACCGGCGAGGGCGCGGCCAATcagagctgggagaggaggtCACGTGACGCAAACAGCCAATAGGAAGCGAGAGGAGGCGGGACAAAGAAAAGAGTGACCAATAGGAGAATAATAGGCGGGACAAAGGAGGGTGGACCAATAGGAGGAGAGAAGGGGTGGGGAAAAGAGGGGCTCAGCCAATAAAAAGAAGGAGAGGGCGTGTCAAAGTGAGAGCGGACCAATGAAAATAGCGAGGGAGCGGGGCGAGAAGGCTCAGCCAATAAGAAGAGGGAAGGGGTGGGTTCAGGGGAGCGCTGACCAATGAGAAGAGGGAATGCACGAGATTGACGGGTGGGTTGACCAATGGAGTGAGGGAGGAGGCGGAAGGGGCGTGTCGGCGCGGCAATGGACGGGGAGGGCGCGTACGAGCCGGGCTTTGTGGGGATCCGGTTTTGCCAGGAATGGTGAGGGAAAACACCGGGAAAACCgggaatttgggtggaaaaCCAGCGGGGATGAGCCGGGaatgcacctggggcacacgggggggagagggggaggcaTGCGGGGTACAGCGAGGAATGGCGGGAATCGTGAGGGGAACAGCGCGAATTGTGAGGGGGGAAAGCGGGAACGGTGGGGGAAAAGTAGCGGGAATTGTGAGGGGAACAAGCGGGAACGGTGGGGGGAAACAGCGGAAATTGTGAGGGGGACAAGCGGGAACGGTGGGGGAAAACAGCGGGAGTCGTGAGGGAAAAAATACTGGGAATGGTGTGGGGGAAATGCCGGCAATGGTGAGGGAAAACACAGGGAatggtgaggggaaaaaatatttggaatggTGGGGGAAAAATATCGGAAATTGTAAGGGAAAAACACCGGGAAGGGTGAGAGAAAAGCAATGGGAATTGTGATAGAAAAATATTGGGAATTGTGGGGGGAAAACACCAGGAATGGCGAGGGAAAAACATCGGGAATTGTGAGGAAAAAATACCAGGAGTTGTGGGAGAAAAGAAATTAGGAATGGTGAGGGAAAAACATCGGGAATTGTGAAGGAAAAATATTGGGAATTGTGAGGGGACAACAGTGGGAATGgtgaggggaaaaatacttggaatggggaggggaaaaCAGTGGGAATGGTGAGGGGAAAATATCGGGAATGGTGAGGGGAAAATCAGTAGGAattgtgaggaaaaaaacactGGGAATTGTGAGGGGAAAACACTGGGaattgtgaggggaaaaaaacgaGAATGGTGATGGGGAAGCAGCGGGAATGGTGAGGGGAAAATACCGGGACTTGTGAGGGGAGAACAGCGGGAAGGGTGAGGGAAAATCAGTGGGAATTGTGAGGGAAAAATACCAGGAATGGTGATGGGGAAACAGCAGGaattgtgaggggaaaaatattgGGATGGATGAGGGAAAAACAGCGGGAATGGTGAGGGGAAAACAGCGGGAATGGTGAGGGAAAAACCGAGAATGGTGATGGGGAACCAGCGGGAATggtgaggggaaaaatattgGGAAGGGTGAGGGAAAAACATCAAGAATTGTGAAGGAAAAAGTACTGGGAATGGTGAGGGGAAAAACAGCGGGAAGGGTGAGAGAAAACACCAGGAATGGTGAGGGGAAAACAGCGGGAATGGTGAGGGAAAACCACCAGGAATGGTGGGGGAAAAGTATTAGgaatggtggggaaaaaatatcGAGAATTGTGTGGGGAAAACAGCGGGAAGGGTGAGGGGAAAATGCCGGGAATGGTGAAGGGAAAAACACTGGGAAGGGTGAGGGGAAAATGCCGGGAATTGTGAGGGGAAACACAGGGAATGGTGAGGAAAAACCAGCGGGAATTGTGAGGGAAAAACCGGGAAAGGTGAGGAAAAAACCGGAAACGGTGATGGGGaaacagcaggaaaggtgaggggaaaaTGCCGGGAATTGTGAGGGGAAAACAGCGGGAATGGTGAGGGAAAAATACCGGGAATGGTGATGGGGAACCAGCGGGaattgtgaggggaaaaatattgGGAAGGGTGAGGGAAAAACATCAAGAATTGTGAAGGAAAAAGTACTGGGAATGGTGAGGGGAAAAACAGCGGGAAGGGTGAGGGAAAACAGCGGGAATGGTGAGGGGAGAACGCTAGGAATGATGATGGAAAAACACTGGGAAGGGTGAGGGGAAACACAGGGAATGGTGAGGAAAAACCAGCGGGAATTGTGAGGGAAAAACCGGGAaaggtgaggaaaaaaacaggaacgGTGATGGGGAAACAGCGGGAAGGGTGAGGGGAAAATACCGGGAACGGTGaggagaaaacagcaggaatTGTGAGGGAAAAATACTGGGAATGGTGAGGGAAAACACTGGGAAGGGTGAAGGAAAAACACCTGGAATTGTGAGGGGGAAACAGCGGGAATTGTGAGGGGAAAACCGCGGGAATTGTGAGGGGAAAACAGCGGGAATGGTGAGGGAAAAACACTGGGAATGGTGAGGGGAAACACAGGGAATGGTGAGGAAAAAACAGCGGGAATTGTGAGGGAAAAACCGGGAAAGGTGATGGAGAAACAGTGGGAAGGGTGAGGGAAAAATATCGGGAATGGTGAGGAAAAAACAGCGGAAATTGTGAGGGGGAAACACTGGGAAGGGTGAGGGGAAAGCACCGGGAattgtgagagagaaaacattAGGAATGGTGAAGGGAAAACATCGGGAAGGGTGAGAGGAAAAATATCGGGAATTGTGGGGGGAAAACAGCGGGAATTGTGAGGGGAAAAGAGTGGGAATGGtgagggaaaaactgggaatagTGAGGGGAAATCAGTGGGAATTGTGAGGGAAAAATATTGGGAATGGTGAAGGAAAAAGTACTGGGAATTGTGAGAGGAAAATCAGTGGGAAGGGTGAGGGGAAACACAGGGAAGGGTGAGGGAAAATGCTGGGAATGGTGAGGGGGAAACAGCGGGAATTGtgagggaaaaactgggaattgtgagaggaaaaaaacattgggaatggtgagggaaaaactgggaatggtgagGGGAAATCAATGGGAATGGTGAGGGAAAAATATTGGGAATTGTGAGGGAAAAAACCAGGAATGGTGAGGGGAAATCAATGGGAATTGtgagggaaaaactgggaattgTGAGGGGAAATAACGGGAAGTGTGAGGGAAAATCAATGGGAAttgtgagggaaaaaaaccggGAATGGTGAGGGGAAATAATGGGAATTGTGAGGGAAAATCAATGGGAATTGtgagggaaaaactgggaatggtgagGGGAAATTAATGGGAATTGtgagggaaaaactgggaattgTGGGGGAAAATCAATGGGAATTGTGAGGGGAAATCAATGGGAATTGTGAGGGAAAAATATTGGGAATGGtgaggggaaaactgggaattgTGAGGGGAAATTAATGGGAATTGtgagggaaaaactgggaatggtgaggggaaataatgggaattgtgagggaaaaactgggaattgTGGGGGAAAATCAATGGGAATTGtgaggggaaaactgggaattgtgaggggaaaactgggaatggtgaggggaaaactgggaattgtgagggaaaaaaacgggaattGTGAGGGAAAATCAATGGAAATTGTGAGGGGAAATTAATGGGAATTGTGAGGGAAAAATATTGGGAATGGTGAgggaaaaaaacgggaattGTGAGGGGAAATCAATGGGAATTGtgaggggaaaactgggaacGGTGAAGGGAAAACTGAGAATTGTGAGGGGAAATCAATGGGAATTGTGAGGGAAAAATATTGGGAATGGtgaggggaaaactgggaatggtgaggggaaaactgggaatggtgagGGGAAATTAATGGGAATTGTGAGGGAAAAATATTGGGAatggtgaggggaaaaaaccgggaattgtgagggaaaaaaaacccgggaatggtgaggaaaaaaaaagggaatttgtgAGGGAAAAACCAGCAGGAAAACCAAGGGAAAGAGGCGGGAATTGCCCCCCGGAgcctcccagtaactcccagtatccccagtaacaACATGCTGTACCCCAAGGAGGACAAGGAGAACCGGATCCTGCTCTACGCCGTGAGTGCCTCCAAACTGGGACCAGTTTGGCACTGGGACCGGTTCCTGGCTCCTCCCAGTTTGGTCCCACCCCCTTCCCAGTTTGGCGCTGGGATCCTCTCCCAGTTTGGCACTGGGAGtggtcccagtccctcccagtttgtccccagtccctcccagtttgtccccagtctctcccagtttgtcccagtccctcccagtttggtgCCAGCCccccccagtctctcccagtttggtgccagtgcctcccagtttgtctcagtcccctcccagttcctcccagtttgtcccagtccctcctagtttgtcccagtccctcccagtttgtcccagtctctcccagtttgtcccagtccctcccagtttggtgCCAGCCccccccagtctctcccagtttggtgccagtgcctcccagtttgtctcagtcccctcccagttcctcccagtttgtcccagtccctcctagtttgtcccagtccctcccagtttgtcccagtctctcccagtttggtcccagtccctcccagtttggtgCCAggccctcccagtctctcccagtttggtgccagtgcctcccagtttgtcccagtcccctcccagtccctcccagtttgtcccagtccctcccagtttggtgccagtctctcccagtttgtcccagtccctcccagtttggttccagcccctcccagtttggttccagcccctcccagtttggtgccagcccctcccagtttggtgccagcccctcccagtctctcccagtttggtgccagtgcctcccagtttgtcccagtcccctcccagttcctcccagtttgtcccagtccctcccagtttggtcccagtcccctcccagtttgtcccagtctctcccagtttggtcccagtccctcccagtttgtcccagtctctcccagtttgtcccagtcccctcccagtccctcccagtttgtcccagtccctcccagcccccccccaatcccatcccagtccatcccagttcctcccaatcccctcccaatcctgtcccagtccatcccagtttcttctaatcccctcccagtttgtcccagtccctcccagcaccctcccagtggatcccagtctgtcccagtgcAGGAACTGTGATtaccccagcccctcccagtccttcccagccccttccagttcatcccagttccttCCAGTCctctcccagtttgtcccagccccatcccagtccctcccaatcccctcccagttcttcctagcccctcccagtttgttccagtttcctccagtccctcccagtccctcccagtgcccccaatgccctcccagtccctcctagtgccctcccagtccctcccagtgcctcccagttcgtcccagtgccctcccagtgccctcccagttcctccccagtccctcccagtgcctcccagtgcctcccagttccttcccagtgccctcccagtgcctcccagtgcctcccagtgcctcccagtgccctcccagttccttcccagtccctcccagtgccctcccagtccctcccagtccgtcccagtgccctcccagttccttcccagtccctcccagtgccctcccagtgcctcccagtggctcccagtgccctcccagtccgtcccagttccttcccagtccctcccagtgccctcccagtgcctcccagtgcccccagtgccctcccagtccgtcccagttccttcccagtccctcctagtgccctcccagtccctcccagtgcctcccagttcgtcccagtgccctcccagtgccctcccagttccttcccagtccctcccagtccctcccagtgcctcccagttccttcccagtgccctcccagtgcctcccagtgcctcccagtgcctcccagtgccctcccagttccttcccagtccctcccagtgccctcccagtccctcccagtccgtcccagtgccctcccagttccttcccagtccctcccagtgccctcccagtgcctcccagtggctcccagtgccctcccagtccgtcccagttccttcccagtccctcccagtgccctcccagtgcctcccagtgcccccagtgccctcccagtccgtcccagttccttcccagtccctcccagtgccctcccagtgcctcccagtgcctcccagtccgtcccagtgccctcccagtgccctcccagttccttcccagtccctcccagtgccctccctgtccctcccagtgactcccagtgcccccagtgccctcccagtgcctcccagtgccctcccagtccctcccagtgcgtcccagtgccctcccagcgccctccctgtgcctcccagtccctcccagtgcctcccagtgccctcccagtgcctcccagtccctcccagtgactcccagtgcatcccagtgcagGAACTGCGATTACCAGCAGGAGGCCGACAACAGCTGCATTTACGTCAACAAAATCACCCACGAGGTCGAGTGAGTGCGGAACggccccaaagtgccccaaaacggccccaaagtgccccaaaacggccccaaacggccccaaagtgccccaaaacggccccaaaacggccccaaaacggccccaaacggccccaaagtgccccaaaacggccccaaaacagccccaaaatggccccaaactgccccaaaatggcctaaaactgccccaaaacggtccccaaatggccccaaactgccccaaaacggccccaaaatggccccaaactgccccaaacggccccaaaatggccccaaaaagaccccaaactgcccgaaaatggccccaaaatggcccaaaaatggccccaaatgcccCCTAAATGGCTCCAAATGGCCCAAAACAGCctcaaaatggccccaaaatggccccaaaatgcccctaaAAGGGCCCAAAGTGGCCCAAAACGACCCGAAAACggcccaaaacagccccaaaatggccccaaaacggccccaaaacggccccaaaacggccccaaatggcccaaaacgaccccaaaatggcccgaAACagcccccaaatggccccaaaacggccccaaaatgccccaaaagggccccaaatggcccaaaacgaccccaaaatggcccgaAACagcccccaaatggccccaaaacggccccaaaatgccccaaaagggccccaaatggcccaaaacgaccccaaaatggcccgaAACAGCCCCCAAATggcccaaaacggccccaaaatggcccaaaacagccccaaaatggcccctaaatggcccaaaatggctcaaaacagccccaaatggccccaaaacagccccaaaatggcccaaaatggcccaaaccagccccaaaatggccccaaaacagccccaaaatggcccaaaatggcccaaaacagcccccaaatggccccaaaacagccccaaaatggcccaaaacagcccccaaatggccccaaaatggcccaaaacgaccccaaaacggcccaaaacggcccaaaacagccccaaaatggctcAAAATGGCCCTTAAATGGCCGCAAAAGggcccaaaacagccccaaaacggccccaaaatggccccaaaatgccccaaaagggccccaaatggcccaaaacgaccccaaaacggcccaaaacagccccaaaatggctcAAAATGACCCTTAAATGGCTGCAAAAGggcccaaaacagccccaaaatggcccaaaacagccccaaaatggccccaaactgccccaaaatggcccgaaacagccccaaaatgtccccaaaacagccccaaaatggcccgaaacagccccaaaatgtccccaaaacagccccaaaatgccccaaaatggcctcaaaagggcccaaaacagcccaaaacagccccaaaatggcccgaaacagccccaaaatggcccgaAACAGCCCTaaaatgtccccaaaacagccccaaaatggcccgaaacagccccaaaatgtccccaaaacagccccaaaatggcccaaaatgccccaaaatggcctcaaaagggcccaaaacagcccaaaacagccccaaaatggcccaaaacagccccaaaatggcccgaaacagccccaaaatgtccccgaaacagccccaaaatggcccgaaacagccccaaaatgtccccaaaacagccccaaaatggcccaaaatgccccaaaatggcctcaaaagggcccaaaacagccccagaaCGGCCCCACAATGgtccaaaacagccccaaaatggccccaaaagggcccaaaatggcctcaaaagggcccaaaacagccccaaaatgccccaaaatggccccaaaagggcccaaaatggcctcaaaagggcccaaaacagccccaaaatgccccaaaatggccccaaaagggcccaaaatggccccaaatggcccaaaatggccccaaaacggccccaaaatgaccccaaatacTCCCTAAAgtggcccaaaatggcccaaaatgtccccaaaatgtccccaaaatgtccccaaatggtcacaaaacggccccaaaagggcccaaaatgcccccaaatgcccccaaatatccaaaaaaaaccccaaaatgcccgAAAATGTTCCCGTAATGCcccaaaatatttccaaaatacTCCCTAAAATATCGCAAAATGTTCAAAATGTCCTGAAAtgtcccaaaatattcccaaaaatcccaaaatatcccaaaatatcTCTGGGAAGccccttgggacccccccagaaattggggaatttggggggaattttggggggatttgggggaattccaggggattttttgggggaattttgggggaatttggggggatttgagtggaattttgggagaattttcaggggaattttggggcaattttagggaattttgggacGGTTTGGGGAGAATTttaaggggaaatttgggggaactcaggggaaattttggggggaattttcaggggaattttggggcaattttagggaattttgggatggtttgtggggggattttcaggggaattttaaggaattttaaggggaattttgggggaattcagggagatttttggggggaattttcaggggaattttgggagaatttgggggggaattttggggggattttggggagaatttggggggaatttgagcggaattttggggggaattctgggggattttttgggagaatttgggggaatctTGGGacagtttgggggggattttaaggggaattttgggagaatttggaGGAATTTTAGGGGATacagggggatttttgggggaaatttggggcaattttagggaattttgggacggtttggggggaattttaaggagaattttagggaattttggggggatttttgggggccgttttcagggggattttgggagaattttagggaattttgggatggtttggggggaattttaaggggaattttgggggaatgcatggggattttggggggaattttcaggggaattttgggagaattttggggcaattttagggaattttgggatggtttgggggggattttcaggggaattttaaggggaattttgggggaattcagggggattttgggggggaattttcaggggaattttgggagtatttggagggatttgggggaaatttggggaattttagggaattttgggatggtttggggggaattttaaggggaattttgggggaaattttcaggggaattttgggagaacttgggggggaattttggggggattgggagggaatttggggagaatttggggggattctggggaattgtagggaattttgggagggtttggggggaattttagggaattttgaggggattttgggggagaatttgggggaattttgggggaatttggggaaaatttttggggattcagggggaattttgggggggatttgggggaattcagggggatttttggggggaattttcaggggaattttgggagaatttggagggatttgggggaaatttgggagaattttagggaattttgggatggtttggggggaattttaaggggaattttagggaattttgaggggattttggggggaattttcaggggaattttgggagaactcggggggaattttggggggattgggagggaatttggggagaatttggggggagttAGGAGAATTTTAGGGAATCTTGGGATGGTTTGGAGGGAATTTTAAGGCGAATTTTAGGGAAttctgtggggattttggggggcgaatttgggagaattttagggaattttgggggaatttggggaaattttgggggatttggggaattttggggggatttcttGGGGAAttcagggggatttttggggggaattttcagggaaattttgggagaacttggagggatttgggggaaatttgggggaattttagggaattttgggatggtttgggcAGAATTTTAAGGGGAATTTTAGGgaattctgaggggattttggggagaaattgagggaatttggggggaattttcaggggaattttgggagaattttagggaattttggggggaatttggggaaaatttttggggattcagggggaattttggggggatttctgggggaattttgggagaatttgggggggatctccaggggaattctgggggattcagggggaattgggggagaatttggggaaaacttgggggggaattttgggagaatttggggggattctggggggaattttggggggaattttcagGGGAATTTTCCAAAGAATTCtagagaattttgggggaattttagggaattttggggggattttgtgggaattttgggggcattCTGGGGGGGTTCTCCAGCATCTCACCACAGTGGGAATTTACCTGGATTCTTTGGCAATCCCAGCTGGATTTCCCGGGAATTCCGGCCCATTCCCGAtttttcccagcagctgacccAGGAACATCCagggggaggaatttggggcaatttgggcagattttggtgctttttttggAGGAATTCCAGGTGGATTTCCCGGGAATTCCGGCCCATTCCCGGtttttcccagcagctgacccAGGAACATCCagggggaggaatttggggcaatttgggcagattttggtgcagtttttgggtttttttgggggaattccaGGTGGATTTCCCGGGAATTCCGgcccattcccagtttttcccagcagctgacccAGGAACATCCagggggaggaatttggggcaatttgggcaGATTTTGGTGCAATTTTTGGTgcaatttttgggggaattccgGGTGGATTTCCAGGAATTCCGGCCCATTCCCGGtttttcccagcagctgacccAGGAACATCcggggggaggaatttggggcaatttgggcagattttggtgcaattttttgggtttttttggggggaattccaggtggattttccaggaatt comes from Aphelocoma coerulescens isolate FSJ_1873_10779 unplaced genomic scaffold, UR_Acoe_1.0 HiC_scaffold_118, whole genome shotgun sequence and encodes:
- the POLR2I gene encoding DNA-directed RNA polymerase II subunit RPB9, with protein sequence MDGEGAYEPGFVGIRFCQECNNMLYPKEDKENRILLYACRNCDYQQEADNSCIYVNKITHEVDELTQIIADVSQDPTLPRTEDHPCQKCGHKEAVFFQSHSARAEDAMRLYYVCTAPHCGHRWTE